The following proteins are encoded in a genomic region of Herminiimonas arsenicoxydans:
- the parC gene encoding DNA topoisomerase 4 subunit A (Topoisomerase IV subunit A) (Evidence 2a : Function of homologous gene experimentally demonstrated in an other organism; PubMedId : 91004247, 93391396, 94043292, 1557036, 2170028, 8227000, 9867794; Product type e : enzyme) — protein MTDQANLFDTAAPADGGESLTLATFAERAYLDYAISVVKGRALPDVCDGQKPVQRRILFAMNELGLNSAAKPRKSAAVVGDVLGKLHPHGDQSVYDALVRMAQDFSLRYPLIDGQGNFGSRDGDGAAAMRYTEARLTPIAKLLMEEIDMGTVDFQPNYDGSTEEPKLLPSRLPFVLLNGASGIAVGMATEIPSHNLREVAQAAVALIRNPKLTHEELVAIVPGPDFPGGGQIITSPTAISDIYRSGRGSVKVRATWKIEDMARGQWQAVVTELPHGTSSQRVLEEIEELTNPKIRLGKKSLSPEQLALKQTVLAMLDTVRDESGRDAPVRLVFEPKSKNQDQTEFTNMLLAHTSLETSVSINLVMIGGDGKPRQKALGDILREWVDFRFTTITRRSQFKLQKVNDRIHILEGREAILLNIDKVIKIIRESDEPKPALMDAFRLSERQADDILEIRLRQLARLETIKIQQELAELRSEKSTLQDLLDNPSSMKRLVIKEIEADEKQFGDKRRTLIEVAEKAVVETRVIDEPVTVVISQKGWVRARTGHGHDAAQFTFKASDALYDTFECRTVDTLLVFGSNGRIYSVAVAALPGARGDGVPITTLVELASGTRVLHYFAGPADVTLLLASTAGYGFTAKSGDMVSRTRSGKAFITLDEGDEPLTPRPIFAGASAIACLSEKGRVLVFGIDEIKSLTAGGRGVILMDLEKNEKLLAAQPISQRGVVVSGIGRGAKAQEILLSASGLAVHIGKRARKGKGLESKIKATTLTPVTKASAE, from the coding sequence ATGACCGATCAAGCCAATCTTTTTGACACTGCAGCACCAGCCGATGGCGGCGAATCACTGACACTGGCAACCTTTGCCGAACGCGCATATCTGGATTACGCAATTTCCGTGGTCAAGGGCCGTGCCCTGCCGGATGTCTGCGACGGCCAGAAACCGGTACAACGCCGCATCCTGTTTGCGATGAACGAACTGGGCCTGAACTCTGCCGCCAAACCGCGTAAATCAGCAGCCGTAGTCGGTGACGTACTCGGCAAACTGCATCCGCACGGCGATCAATCCGTGTATGACGCATTGGTGCGCATGGCGCAGGATTTTTCCTTGCGTTATCCGCTGATCGATGGTCAGGGCAACTTCGGTTCACGCGACGGTGATGGTGCAGCAGCAATGCGGTATACCGAAGCGCGCCTGACGCCTATCGCAAAATTGCTGATGGAAGAAATCGATATGGGCACCGTCGATTTCCAGCCCAACTACGATGGTTCGACCGAAGAACCGAAACTGCTGCCCAGCCGTTTGCCTTTCGTATTATTGAATGGCGCATCCGGCATTGCCGTCGGCATGGCAACCGAAATTCCTTCGCACAATCTGCGTGAAGTCGCACAGGCGGCGGTTGCCCTGATACGCAATCCGAAATTGACGCACGAAGAATTGGTGGCGATCGTGCCGGGCCCGGATTTCCCGGGCGGCGGACAGATCATCACTTCGCCGACTGCCATCAGCGACATTTATCGCAGCGGACGCGGCAGCGTCAAGGTGCGCGCAACGTGGAAGATAGAAGACATGGCACGCGGTCAGTGGCAGGCAGTCGTGACCGAACTGCCGCACGGCACCTCATCGCAACGCGTGCTGGAAGAAATCGAAGAACTGACGAATCCGAAAATAAGACTCGGCAAGAAATCGCTGTCGCCGGAACAGTTGGCCTTGAAACAAACCGTGCTGGCGATGCTCGATACAGTGCGTGACGAGTCCGGCCGCGATGCGCCTGTGCGTCTGGTGTTCGAACCGAAATCGAAAAATCAGGACCAGACCGAATTCACCAACATGCTGCTGGCGCATACCTCGCTGGAAACCAGCGTATCGATCAATCTGGTCATGATAGGCGGCGACGGCAAGCCAAGGCAAAAGGCGCTGGGCGACATCCTGCGCGAATGGGTGGATTTCCGCTTCACGACGATCACGCGTCGCTCCCAATTCAAGCTGCAGAAAGTTAACGACCGCATCCATATCCTCGAAGGTCGCGAAGCAATCCTGCTCAACATCGACAAGGTGATCAAAATCATCCGTGAATCGGATGAACCCAAGCCGGCCCTGATGGATGCGTTCCGCTTGTCTGAGCGTCAGGCCGACGACATTCTTGAGATACGCTTGCGTCAACTGGCGCGTCTGGAAACCATCAAGATCCAGCAGGAACTGGCAGAACTGCGCAGCGAAAAATCGACGCTGCAGGATCTGCTCGACAATCCATCGTCGATGAAGCGCCTGGTCATCAAGGAAATCGAAGCGGATGAGAAACAGTTCGGCGACAAACGCCGCACGCTAATCGAAGTCGCAGAAAAAGCCGTGGTCGAAACCAGAGTGATCGATGAACCGGTGACGGTCGTCATTTCGCAAAAAGGCTGGGTGCGCGCGCGCACCGGCCACGGCCACGATGCCGCGCAATTTACTTTCAAGGCCAGCGATGCGCTGTACGACACGTTCGAGTGCCGCACCGTCGATACGCTATTGGTCTTCGGCTCAAATGGTCGCATTTACTCGGTTGCCGTCGCTGCCCTGCCCGGTGCACGCGGCGATGGCGTGCCTATCACGACCCTGGTTGAACTGGCGAGCGGCACGCGCGTGCTGCATTACTTCGCCGGCCCGGCCGATGTCACCTTGCTGCTGGCATCGACCGCCGGTTACGGCTTCACCGCCAAGTCAGGCGATATGGTCAGCCGCACACGCAGCGGCAAGGCTTTTATCACGCTGGATGAAGGCGACGAACCGCTGACACCGCGTCCGATCTTTGCAGGTGCAAGTGCAATTGCCTGTCTGTCGGAAAAAGGTCGCGTACTGGTATTCGGCATCGATGAAATCAAATCGCTGACTGCCGGCGGTCGCGGCGTGATTCTGATGGATCTGGAAAAGAACGAGAAGCTGTTGGCGGCGCAACCTATCAGCCAGCGCGGTGTAGTCGTGTCCGGTATCGGACGCGGTGCGAAGGCGCAAGAGATCTTGCTGTCGGCTTCCGGACTTGCAGTACACATCGGCAAGCGGGCGCGCAAGGGCAAGGGATTGGAATCGAAGATCAAGGCGACAACCTTGACGCCGGTGACCAAGGCCAGTGCTGAATAA
- a CDS encoding Conserved hypothetical protein, putative ATPase (Evidence 4 : Homologs of previously reported genes of unknown function): MRQDTRFEGSRTYVTTSDLKLAVNAALTLQRPLLIKGEPGTGKTMLAEEVAAALGMPLLQWHIKSTTKAQQGLYEYDAVSRLRDSQLGDERVKVIDNYILKGVLWQAFAADEQVVLLIDEIDKADIEFPNDLLRELDRMEFHVYETREMVKAIHRPLVIITSNNEKELPDAFLRRCFFHYIKFPDRDTMAQIIDVHFPDLKKELLAKALEMFYQVREINGLKKKPSTSELLDWLKLLLAEDIPAEALRSQDDKIVIPPLHGALLKNEQDIHLFERLVFMSRTNR, translated from the coding sequence ATGCGACAAGACACACGCTTTGAAGGTTCCCGCACTTACGTTACCACCAGCGATTTGAAGCTCGCCGTCAACGCGGCCCTGACCTTGCAACGCCCGCTATTGATCAAGGGTGAACCGGGCACCGGAAAAACCATGCTGGCGGAAGAAGTCGCCGCCGCACTCGGGATGCCCTTGCTGCAATGGCATATCAAATCCACCACCAAGGCACAGCAGGGTCTGTATGAATACGATGCCGTATCGCGCCTGCGCGATTCGCAACTCGGCGACGAACGCGTCAAGGTCATCGATAACTACATACTCAAGGGCGTATTGTGGCAGGCATTCGCCGCTGATGAACAAGTGGTTTTGCTGATCGATGAAATCGACAAGGCCGATATCGAATTTCCGAACGACTTGCTGCGCGAACTCGACCGCATGGAATTCCATGTGTACGAAACGCGTGAAATGGTGAAAGCCATACACCGGCCGCTCGTTATCATCACGTCGAATAATGAAAAGGAATTACCGGATGCCTTCCTGCGCCGCTGCTTCTTCCATTACATCAAGTTTCCCGATCGCGATACGATGGCGCAAATCATCGACGTACATTTTCCCGATCTGAAAAAGGAATTGCTGGCGAAAGCGCTGGAAATGTTTTACCAGGTGCGCGAAATCAATGGCCTGAAGAAAAAGCCGTCCACTTCCGAATTGCTCGATTGGCTCAAGCTCCTGCTCGCGGAAGATATTCCTGCAGAAGCGCTGCGCAGCCAGGATGACAAAATCGTGATCCCGCCGCTGCATGGCGCCTTGCTGAAAAACGAGCAGGACATACATCTGTTCGAGCGGCTGGTGTTCATGTCGCGCACCAATCGCTAA
- a CDS encoding putative Lytic transglycosylase (Evidence 3 : Function proposed based on presence of conserved amino acid motif, structural feature or limited homology; Product type pe : putative enzyme), which produces MSIVRTSLLALSLSLLSVAAHADVYGYIDASGEAHFATEKLDQRYQLFARGDQVLNAARLVPLGSTEKGAEKETPLFRYLSQHPNLKKYEKLLNDAANEFNLDPALLKAVMAAESGFNPNAVSPKGAVGLMQLMPATAERFGLQADRKKTVAQKLTDPKTNIRLGARYLRVLRDMYPNQQHLVLASYNAGEGAIQKYNNTIPPFPETRNYVKLVTQFYRLYQPISHFADNAVFSSRRSDSRRIHMIIPGRRDTSSPADTSSAFPITSIE; this is translated from the coding sequence ATGAGCATCGTGCGCACTTCCCTGCTGGCTTTGTCGTTATCGCTGTTATCCGTCGCAGCACATGCGGACGTGTACGGCTATATCGATGCCAGCGGCGAAGCGCATTTCGCGACGGAGAAACTCGACCAGCGTTACCAGTTGTTTGCACGCGGCGACCAGGTGTTGAATGCGGCTAGACTCGTGCCGCTGGGTAGTACAGAAAAAGGGGCAGAAAAGGAAACCCCGTTGTTTCGCTATCTGTCGCAACATCCGAATCTGAAAAAATACGAAAAGCTGTTGAACGATGCAGCCAATGAATTCAATCTCGATCCGGCCTTGTTGAAAGCGGTGATGGCAGCGGAATCAGGCTTCAATCCGAATGCCGTCTCGCCCAAAGGCGCGGTCGGATTGATGCAGTTGATGCCGGCCACGGCCGAGCGCTTCGGCCTGCAAGCCGACCGCAAGAAAACGGTTGCACAGAAACTGACGGATCCGAAAACCAATATCCGCCTGGGCGCACGTTACCTCCGCGTGCTGCGCGACATGTATCCGAATCAGCAGCATCTGGTGCTGGCCTCGTATAACGCCGGCGAAGGTGCAATTCAAAAATACAACAATACGATTCCACCGTTTCCGGAAACCCGCAATTACGTCAAGCTGGTCACGCAGTTTTACAGACTGTATCAGCCGATCTCGCACTTTGCGGACAATGCTGTTTTCTCGAGTCGGCGTTCGGATTCCAGACGCATACACATGATCATCCCGGGACGCCGCGACACCAGCTCTCCTGCGGACACATCGTCTGCTTTCCCCATTACTTCCATCGAATAA
- a CDS encoding conserved hypothetical protein (Evidence 4 : Homologs of previously reported genes of unknown function) — MLIDFFFMLKEAKIPVSIKEFLLLLEALEKEVIGPSLDDFYYLARLTLVKDEAHFDKFDRAFGMYFKGIAAAFDENAAIPLDWLLKRATKDLSAAERALIEKFGYDKLAERLKQLLKEQKERHEGGSKWIGTGGTSPFGNSGVNPEGIRIGGEGGNRSAVKIWETRTYRDYDTAREIGTRNIKVALRRLRKFARQGAHDELALDATIRATANNAGYLDIKMQPERRNNIKILMLLDVGGTMDEHIQRIEELFSAAKSEFKNMEFYYFHNCVYDYLWRNNQRKHAERFATWDVLRKYAPDTKLIFVGDATMSPYEILQAGAAIDYHNEEAGAEWLQRFTSMFPSYIWLNPEPENIWEYRQSIAIIRQQMDNRMYPLTLEGLERGMRTLSK, encoded by the coding sequence GTGTTAATCGATTTTTTCTTCATGCTGAAAGAAGCAAAAATTCCGGTTTCGATCAAGGAATTTTTGCTGCTGCTGGAAGCACTGGAAAAAGAAGTTATTGGTCCCTCGCTGGATGATTTCTACTATCTGGCGCGTCTGACGCTGGTCAAGGATGAGGCGCACTTCGACAAATTCGATCGCGCATTCGGCATGTACTTCAAAGGCATTGCTGCCGCTTTCGATGAAAACGCAGCGATACCGCTGGACTGGCTGCTGAAACGTGCAACGAAAGATTTAAGCGCTGCAGAACGTGCGCTGATCGAAAAATTCGGCTACGACAAACTCGCCGAACGCCTGAAGCAATTATTGAAGGAACAGAAGGAACGTCACGAAGGCGGCAGCAAATGGATAGGCACCGGTGGCACTTCGCCCTTCGGCAATAGCGGCGTCAATCCGGAAGGCATACGCATAGGCGGCGAAGGCGGCAATCGTTCCGCCGTCAAGATATGGGAAACGCGGACCTACCGCGATTACGATACCGCGCGTGAAATCGGCACCCGCAACATCAAGGTCGCGTTGCGCCGGCTGCGCAAGTTTGCCCGACAGGGCGCGCACGATGAACTGGCGCTCGATGCGACCATACGCGCTACCGCGAACAATGCCGGCTATCTCGATATCAAGATGCAGCCGGAACGCCGCAACAACATCAAGATCCTGATGCTGCTGGATGTAGGCGGCACGATGGACGAACATATCCAGCGCATAGAAGAATTGTTTTCTGCGGCGAAGAGCGAATTCAAGAATATGGAATTTTATTATTTCCATAATTGCGTATACGACTACCTGTGGCGCAACAACCAGCGCAAGCACGCCGAACGCTTTGCCACCTGGGATGTGTTGCGCAAGTATGCGCCCGACACCAAACTCATTTTCGTCGGCGATGCCACGATGAGTCCGTATGAAATCCTGCAGGCAGGCGCAGCGATCGACTATCACAATGAGGAAGCGGGCGCCGAATGGCTGCAGCGTTTTACCAGCATGTTCCCCAGCTATATCTGGCTCAATCCGGAACCGGAAAATATCTGGGAATACCGGCAGTCGATCGCGATCATCCGGCAGCAGATGGACAATCGCATGTATCCGTTGACGCTGGAAGGTCTGGAGCGCGGCATGCGCACGCTGAGCAAATAG
- the parE gene encoding DNA topoisomerase 4 subunit B (Topoisomerase IV subunit B) (Evidence 2a : Function of homologous gene experimentally demonstrated in an other organism; PubMedId : 3035558, 91004247, 93391396, 2170028, 8227000, 8388096, 8980775; Product type e : enzyme): MATKKSSADYSESSIRVLKGLEPVKQRPGMYTRTENPLHIIQEVIDNASDEALGGYCKHIVVTLNTDGSVSVEDDGRGIPVGLHPEEKIPTVEIVFTRLHAGGKFDKSSGGAYAFSGGLHGVGVSVTNALSTRLEITVWRESGVHTLTFSGGDVIEPLKSRAIARDEKRSGTRVTAWPDPKYFDSSVIPQAELQRLLRSKAVLLPGVKVTLVHAKSGETQTWQYDQGLRGYLTESLAQASNAETVIPLFEGEQYANADTEGFAEGEGAAWVVAWTEDGAVVRESYVNLIPTSNGGTHESGLREGLFGAVKSFVEMHSLLPKGVKLLPEDVFARVSFVLSAKVLDPQFQGQIKERLNSRDAVRLVATYTRPALELWLNQHVDYGKKLAELVIKQAQSRLRSAQKVEKKKSSGVAVLPGKLTDCESSDTSRNEIFLVEGDSAGGSAKMGRDKEFQAILPLRGKVLNSWETERDRLFANNEIHDIAVAIGIDPHGKNDTVDFSSLRYGRICILSDADVDGSHIQVLLLTLFFKHFPQLIERGHICIARPPLYRVDAPARGKKPIQKIYALDDGELAAIEDKLRKDGVKESAWAISRFKGLGEMNAEQLWETTMNPDTRRLLPVALGEFDLDFSEARFNMLMGKGEAAARRTWIEEHGNEAEADI, translated from the coding sequence ATGGCCACTAAAAAATCCTCTGCAGACTATAGCGAATCCTCCATCCGTGTATTGAAAGGTTTGGAGCCGGTCAAGCAACGTCCCGGCATGTACACCCGTACCGAGAACCCGCTGCACATCATTCAGGAAGTCATCGACAATGCCTCCGATGAAGCGCTGGGCGGCTATTGCAAGCACATCGTCGTCACCCTGAATACGGACGGCAGCGTCAGCGTAGAAGATGACGGTCGCGGCATTCCGGTCGGCCTGCATCCGGAAGAAAAAATCCCGACGGTGGAAATTGTCTTTACGCGTCTGCATGCGGGCGGCAAATTCGACAAGAGCTCTGGCGGCGCCTACGCATTCTCCGGCGGCTTGCATGGTGTTGGCGTTTCAGTCACGAACGCGCTCTCCACCCGGCTGGAAATTACCGTGTGGCGCGAAAGTGGCGTGCACACGCTGACTTTTTCCGGCGGCGATGTCATCGAGCCGCTGAAGTCACGCGCCATTGCACGCGATGAAAAGCGTAGCGGTACCCGTGTCACAGCCTGGCCCGATCCAAAATATTTCGACTCCTCTGTCATTCCGCAGGCAGAACTGCAACGTCTGCTGCGCTCCAAGGCGGTGCTGCTGCCGGGCGTCAAAGTCACACTGGTGCATGCCAAAAGTGGCGAAACGCAAACCTGGCAATACGATCAGGGCTTGCGCGGTTACCTGACCGAATCGCTGGCACAGGCATCAAATGCAGAAACGGTCATCCCGCTGTTTGAAGGCGAGCAATACGCCAATGCCGATACCGAAGGCTTTGCCGAAGGTGAAGGCGCAGCCTGGGTCGTCGCATGGACTGAAGACGGCGCAGTAGTGCGCGAATCCTATGTCAACCTGATTCCGACTTCCAACGGCGGCACGCATGAATCCGGTTTGCGCGAAGGCTTGTTCGGTGCGGTAAAAAGCTTCGTCGAAATGCATTCGCTGCTGCCCAAGGGCGTGAAGCTATTGCCGGAAGACGTATTCGCACGCGTGTCCTTCGTGTTGTCGGCCAAAGTGCTCGATCCGCAATTCCAGGGCCAGATCAAGGAGCGCCTGAACTCGCGCGATGCGGTGCGACTGGTCGCTACCTATACGCGCCCGGCGCTTGAACTGTGGCTGAACCAGCACGTCGATTACGGCAAGAAACTGGCCGAACTCGTCATCAAGCAGGCGCAATCGCGTCTGCGTTCTGCACAAAAAGTAGAAAAGAAAAAATCCTCAGGCGTGGCCGTATTGCCGGGCAAGCTGACCGATTGCGAATCCAGCGATACCTCGCGCAATGAAATCTTCCTGGTCGAAGGCGACTCCGCCGGCGGCTCCGCCAAGATGGGCCGCGACAAGGAATTCCAGGCCATCCTGCCACTGCGCGGCAAGGTACTCAACTCGTGGGAAACCGAGCGCGACCGCCTGTTCGCCAACAACGAGATTCACGATATCGCGGTCGCGATCGGCATCGATCCTCACGGCAAAAACGATACCGTCGATTTCAGCAGCCTGCGTTACGGCCGCATCTGCATCCTGTCCGATGCAGACGTCGACGGTTCGCACATCCAGGTGCTGTTGCTGACGCTGTTCTTCAAGCATTTCCCGCAACTGATAGAGCGCGGCCACATCTGCATCGCGCGTCCACCGCTGTATCGTGTCGATGCACCGGCGCGCGGCAAGAAACCGATACAAAAAATCTATGCACTCGATGATGGCGAGCTGGCGGCAATCGAAGACAAATTGCGCAAGGATGGCGTCAAGGAATCAGCGTGGGCCATCTCGCGCTTCAAGGGTCTGGGTGAAATGAATGCAGAACAGTTGTGGGAAACCACGATGAATCCGGATACGCGTCGCCTGTTGCCAGTCGCGCTCGGCGAATTCGATCTGGACTTCTCCGAAGCGCGCTTCAACATGCTGATGGGCAAAGGCGAAGCCGCTGCACGCCGCACATGGATAGAAGAGCACGGCAACGAAGCAGAGGCCGATATCTGA
- a CDS encoding Hypothetical protein, putative pilus protein (Evidence 5 : No homology to any previously reported sequences), which translates to MPVNSFPFAVRLIGFNQQETDIFDATFALDQGKGYGYFRLAEDNLQDPDLYIANGEDLRALVAVSDLRPSDVRPVLLVGTPDITLPYARVERPIRWQRLFEALDALIEKRADTLARLEASDVILVPERRRRNRVDIDLTDPVAYEGLRTELPHGGAVLLIDKTPAFRDFVAEFMARYQVEVLWAKGESEAEDACVRQRVSVVLINTSVSDIDPFRLCQTVKTARPHDKTSVIFLVSKSGDYDVEMGRKAGVDGFLTKPVASHHFISALKKFMHLPR; encoded by the coding sequence ATGCCCGTTAACAGTTTCCCCTTCGCGGTACGCCTGATTGGTTTTAATCAACAGGAGACCGATATCTTCGATGCCACTTTTGCCTTGGATCAGGGCAAGGGATACGGCTATTTCCGGCTGGCCGAAGATAATTTGCAGGATCCGGATTTATATATCGCCAACGGGGAAGACCTGCGCGCATTGGTAGCCGTATCCGATTTGCGTCCCAGCGATGTGCGGCCGGTGCTGCTGGTCGGTACGCCTGATATTACGCTGCCGTATGCGCGGGTGGAGCGTCCGATACGCTGGCAGCGACTGTTTGAAGCACTGGATGCATTGATCGAAAAACGCGCCGATACGCTGGCGCGGCTGGAGGCGTCAGATGTCATCCTGGTGCCGGAGCGCAGACGGCGCAATCGGGTCGATATCGATTTGACCGATCCGGTTGCCTACGAAGGATTGCGTACCGAGTTGCCGCATGGCGGTGCCGTGCTGCTGATCGACAAGACACCGGCCTTTCGCGATTTCGTCGCCGAATTTATGGCGCGTTACCAGGTTGAAGTTCTGTGGGCCAAAGGCGAATCGGAAGCGGAGGATGCCTGCGTGCGTCAGCGCGTATCGGTAGTGCTGATTAATACTTCGGTGTCGGATATCGATCCGTTTCGTTTATGCCAGACAGTCAAAACGGCGCGTCCGCATGACAAGACTTCCGTTATTTTCCTGGTCAGCAAATCCGGCGATTATGATGTCGAGATGGGGCGCAAGGCGGGGGTGGACGGGTTTCTGACCAAGCCGGTTGCCAGCCATCACTTTATTAGCGCGCTGAAAAAATTCATGCATCTGCCGCGCTAA
- a CDS encoding putative Site-specific recombinase Gcr (Evidence 3 : Function proposed based on presence of conserved amino acid motif, structural feature or limited homology; Product type pe : putative enzyme) — translation MKISFLRICAVWRRFRRGALRHHTDHASYLPQIESLMRRADPHASWHARANWMIDLADWVRREPKVSLMGDGAWRRVKHQRIRFMLDWLDGNRDVKQVVQASLRKTLREATGPELFSATGLPRESAFFSELSERMVKLILPRPVGQQDLSTLFTAMFPDESDAEWLLELDHKTLSRLWKLAGDDGIAHGYRQQIDEAMLYLVTMVISVGISPAFRQRLAPRMPLLATPFMSLRRELENYLMSSVRDDAGLRSVRMLIAVCQAQTDKIYAHLDEYGVSVGLVYHVERMRAHLIRISRLLDLRSAPHVDGGASQVQAVLVDLIIAHHRRSSVRELVNRSFSLLARKMVERNANHGEHYIARDRTEYRAMFRAAMWGGVITAFTALIKLGITGLGLAHFFEGAFLSINFALSFLLIAAIGGVLATKQPAVTAPALAAQMGGLDTVEGLRELLARIAALLRSQAAAVFGNLLAVAPVVVALSLAVVLMFDKPLMSADKAHSTIASLSLVGVTPLYAAFTGLLLWLASLMAGFADNWFALRRVKESIAHHRRLVHALGAHRAERWADWLERNVSSIVGNVALAVLLGMMPVMAQFFGLPLDVRHVTLSTATLTAAVSTLGWEVFAMPQFWLACAGIVAIGVLNVGVAFSCALALALRARDVPGRVRRLVFRAVLRRFTLTPYVFFWPVQTENTAAAPAVEEGEVLEEAAPAELQKKTGTK, via the coding sequence ATGAAAATTTCTTTTCTCCGAATCTGTGCCGTGTGGCGCAGATTCCGCCGCGGTGCATTGCGGCATCACACGGATCACGCGTCTTACCTGCCGCAAATTGAATCGCTGATGCGTCGCGCCGATCCTCACGCATCCTGGCATGCGCGGGCCAACTGGATGATCGATCTAGCCGACTGGGTGCGTCGCGAGCCCAAGGTGTCCCTGATGGGGGATGGCGCATGGCGGCGCGTCAAGCATCAGCGTATCCGTTTCATGCTCGACTGGCTGGATGGCAATCGTGATGTGAAGCAAGTCGTGCAGGCAAGCTTGCGGAAGACCTTGCGCGAAGCGACCGGTCCCGAACTTTTTTCAGCTACCGGCCTGCCGCGCGAATCGGCATTCTTTTCCGAGTTGTCGGAACGCATGGTCAAACTGATTTTGCCGCGCCCGGTCGGGCAGCAGGATTTATCGACCTTGTTTACCGCCATGTTTCCGGATGAGTCTGACGCCGAATGGCTGCTGGAACTCGACCACAAAACCTTGTCGCGGCTGTGGAAACTGGCCGGGGACGATGGTATTGCACACGGCTACCGGCAGCAAATTGATGAAGCCATGCTGTATCTGGTCACGATGGTCATTTCGGTCGGCATCAGCCCGGCGTTTCGTCAACGACTGGCGCCGCGCATGCCCTTGCTGGCGACACCATTCATGTCGCTGCGCCGCGAGCTGGAAAATTATTTGATGAGCAGCGTCAGGGACGACGCAGGCTTGCGCAGCGTGCGCATGCTGATTGCGGTGTGCCAGGCGCAAACCGACAAGATCTATGCGCATCTGGATGAATACGGTGTATCGGTCGGACTGGTTTATCACGTCGAACGCATGCGCGCGCACCTGATCCGTATTTCGCGCCTGCTGGATTTGCGGTCCGCACCGCATGTAGATGGTGGTGCGAGTCAAGTACAGGCGGTGCTGGTCGATTTGATCATCGCCCATCATCGCCGCTCGTCGGTGCGCGAGTTGGTCAATCGCAGTTTTTCTCTGCTGGCGCGCAAAATGGTGGAGCGCAACGCCAACCATGGCGAGCATTACATTGCGCGGGATCGGACCGAATACCGGGCCATGTTCAGAGCGGCCATGTGGGGCGGTGTCATTACCGCTTTCACGGCCTTGATCAAGCTCGGTATTACGGGTCTCGGCCTGGCGCATTTTTTCGAGGGCGCCTTCCTGTCGATTAATTTTGCCTTGAGCTTTCTCCTGATTGCCGCGATCGGCGGTGTGCTGGCGACCAAGCAACCGGCGGTTACCGCACCGGCGCTGGCGGCACAGATGGGAGGCCTGGATACAGTCGAAGGTTTGCGTGAACTGCTGGCGCGTATCGCCGCCTTGCTACGTTCGCAGGCGGCGGCGGTGTTCGGCAATCTGCTGGCTGTAGCGCCAGTGGTGGTGGCGCTGTCACTCGCTGTCGTGCTGATGTTCGACAAGCCGCTCATGAGTGCAGATAAAGCGCACTCCACCATCGCCTCCCTGTCGCTGGTCGGAGTGACGCCGCTGTATGCGGCCTTTACCGGCTTGCTGCTTTGGCTGGCCAGCCTGATGGCGGGTTTTGCCGATAACTGGTTTGCGTTGCGTCGCGTGAAGGAATCGATCGCACACCATAGGCGTCTGGTGCACGCACTGGGCGCACATCGTGCCGAACGCTGGGCCGACTGGCTGGAGCGCAATGTGTCCAGCATCGTCGGCAATGTGGCGCTGGCAGTGCTGCTCGGCATGATGCCGGTGATGGCGCAGTTCTTCGGGCTGCCGCTGGATGTGCGCCATGTAACCCTGTCGACGGCGACACTGACGGCGGCAGTAAGCACTCTGGGATGGGAAGTATTTGCCATGCCGCAGTTCTGGCTGGCCTGCGCCGGCATCGTGGCGATAGGCGTGCTGAATGTAGGCGTGGCATTTTCCTGCGCGCTGGCGCTGGCCCTGCGTGCACGCGATGTGCCGGGACGGGTGCGGCGACTGGTCTTTCGTGCCGTATTGCGACGTTTTACGCTGACGCCTTATGTATTCTTCTGGCCTGTGCAGACGGAAAATACTGCTGCTGCGCCTGCGGTGGAAGAAGGTGAAGTATTGGAGGAGGCTGCGCCGGCAGAGCTGCAGAAAAAAACGGGCACAAAATAA